A region from the Corylus avellana chromosome ca7, CavTom2PMs-1.0 genome encodes:
- the LOC132188298 gene encoding uncharacterized protein LOC132188298: MALKVLCPRLKSWQTFQLTVPSLLCPAPKPADKSSSSWLKVYCERNKSLACGLAYQPAHFPSCHSRRNGMKRACSANFDEFPDEELSKKRFNPPDNGDEVDKESASTVWEISGKTRRTGTLKLESLGPSLLGIQPEPPPWPERDEIIRMSIEQRANRVEIPLSLRIIKRKQQWEESLKEAGDLNNCSVNRAFSSMVFMIREIQSYALHIRETLYCEDLQGIIDNMQRELNASFVWLFQQVFPRTPTLMIYVMILLANFTVSSMADNIVIATTAAATPEISCAAITETKNKNRPQFKYDFRSFSDSSSGIGNRDGGGGGKVSHVGDEVSEACLFGKKELSAEEEMNLWKSMVEEASRMQAEMRGVALDHETMQRFVSPVTVKPESDDYEDFFKTDLSYQMGLYQDPNNPLLLANYAQFLHLVAHDNDRAEECFKRAVLLEPLDAEGLSRYAEFLWMARNDLWAAEERFQQAMAAEPGNPFHASKYANFLWSTGGEETCFPLNASFDDYN; encoded by the exons ATGGCATTGAAGGTACTCTGTCCAAGGCTGAAGAGTTGGCAGACTTTTCAGCTTACGGTTCCTTCTTTACTCTGCCCTGCTCCAAAACCAGCCGacaaatcttcttcttcatggTTGAAAGTATATTGTGAACGCAATAAATCCCTTGCATGTGGATTAGCGTATCAGCCCGCTCATTTCCCGTCATGTCATTCCAGAAGAAACGGTATGAAGCGAGCTTGTAGTGCAAATTTTGATGAATTCCCAGATGAGGAATTGTCGAAAAAGAGGTTCAATCCGCCTGATAATGGTGACGAAGTTGATAAGGAAAGTGCTTCCACCGTATGGGAGATCTCTGGAAAAACGAGACGCACTGGAACTTTGAAGCTGGAATCTTTGGGGCCTTCTTTGCTAGGAATTCAGCCTGAGCCACCGCCGTGGCCGGAGAGAGATGAGATTATTCGCATGAGCATTGAACAGAGAGCGAACAGGGTGGAAATTCCCCTGTCGCTTCGCATAATCAAGAGGAAGCAACAATGGGAAGAGAGTTTGAAAGAAGCAGGGGACCTCAACAACTGTTCTGTGAACAGAGCATTCTCTTCAATGGTATTTATGATTCGAGAGATTCAGAGCTACGCGCTGCATATAAGGGAAACTCTCTACTGTGAAGATTTACAGGGGATCATTGATAACATGCAGAGAGAATTGAATGCATCATTCGTGTGGCTCTTTCAACAG GTTTTTCCGCGGACGCCGACTCTTATGATTTACGTGATGATTCTTTTGGCTAATTTCACGGTATCTTCTATGGCCGACAACATTGTTATTGCCACCACTGCTGCTGCTACACCGGAAATATCTTGTGCAGCCATTACAGAGACAAAAAACAAGAATCGACCCCAGTTTAAGTACGATTTCAGGTCGTTTTCCGATTCATCTTCTGGCATAGGAAATcgtgatggtggtggtggtgggaaaGTAAGCCATGTTGGTGATGAGGTATCTGAGGCTTGTTTGTTTGGGAAAAAGGAGTTGAGCGCAGAGGAGGAGATGAACTTGTGGAAATCAATGGTGGAGGAAGCTTCGAGGATGCAGGCAGAGATGAGAGGGGTGGCTCTTGATCATGAAACAATGCAACGGTTTGTTTCGCCGGTGACTGTGAAGCCGGAATCAGATGATTATGAGGATTTCTTTAAGACTGATCTCTCGTATCAGATGGGTTTATACCAGGACCCAAATAATCCTCTCCTGCTCGCTAACTATGCCCAATTCCTCCACCTCGTCGCTCATGACAATGACAG GGCAGAAGAGTGCTTTAAGCGTGCTGTGCTTCTGGAACCACTCGATGCCGAGGGACTGAGTCGATATGCAGAATTCTTGTGGATGGCTCGAAATGACCTGTGGGCAGCAGAAGAGAGGTTCCAGCAAGCAATGGCCGCTGAGCCAGGCAACCCTTTCCATGCATCCAAGTATGCCAATTTCCTTTGGAGTACTGGTGGTGAAGAGACTTGCTTCCCACTCAATGCATCATTTGACGACTACAATTAA